CAGTCTCCAGCCATGCCAAATAATTCTAACGCAGATGTTTCTAGCCCAGTCCATCTTACTTTTAAGACACAGATTGGCAATACTGCTGCACCTTCATCTGTTAAGATACCGATTTTTCAGCCTTCTAATCCTGGAAAGATTATTCTTACGAGGACATTAGACGAGCAGGAAAGTGCTAGGGCAGGttctgaaaaggaaagcttGATTCCAAGTGCACCTGCtaatgcccagagcagctctgtgtccaTGGATGGAGTGTCCTTGCAGAACGTGGCCATCACAAGCTCCTCTCACCAGAACAGCACAACCTACATGGTGGTGAACACCAAACCCCTCCCAGTGACTGTCAAGTCTCCAGTGCTGCCCTCCGGACACCACCTGCAGATTCCAGCTGATGCAGAAGTGAAATCTGTCCCAGCATCTCTTTTGCCACCTGCAATACAGCAAAAaatcctggcagctgcagccaccaATGTGTCTGGAGGGGCTGACAGTACAAAAACACCGACGGTGATTTACGTGTCACCCGTGAACACAGTGAAAACCTCCCAAGTCCTGCCCAAGCGCTTGCAGAGCTTTTGTCCCAAACCTGCCACGGAAGTTTCAAAGACACTGATAGTGACAGCTGCCCAAAAGGGATCTGATTCTTCTCCCGAGCCAGTCACATCCgaggggcagcagtgccagcagtctCCCATGAAATGGATTGTGCAAGAAACTGCCTCGCTCTCAGCAGCTTGTCTTATCCCTGTAAAGTCTTCAAATAATGTGGCTTCCAAGATCCTGAAAACTTTGTCAGACACGAAGAATGTAGAAGTTAACCCTGCAAATATTTTGCCACTCTGTTCTAATGGTCCTGGTGGAAGCCAAACCAAAATCACACCTTTAAAAGATAATGCTCTGGTCATGTACAATGGGAAAGTCTATTTATTGACCAAAAGAGGCTCTGATGTTCTGTCAGCCCAGGCTGACAAACAGACATCTTCCTCTTCTGATGCTTTACTTAAAAAGGAGACACCCAAGCAAATTGATTCTACTGAAGTCAATAAAATAACCAGTAAAGTGGTGAATCTGGTGTTGTCAAAAAGCAAAGGAGTGGTGCTGTCTCAGAAAGACCCAAAACCATGTACAGTTTCCAAAAATTCATCATCAGTTAGCTTAAGAAATGACTTAAAATccacacctgcagctctgctgacacCAAATGCTAATCAGCAGGATCCCACTGTAATCCAGAGACAGAGTTTGCCCTTCACCAAGAGCATTTCTTGCAGTGAAGTGATCTCAGTTCCACCAGTAGGGATGCAGGAAAGTGTGTGGCAAAATGGCAAAGACATGAGTCATTCCCCaagagcagcaggggctgtgttACCTCAGGCTAAGCAGGAATGTGCTGTCAGTGAAGACTGGCCAAAGGTAATAAATCATAAACATGCTGCTCAGTGTCTGGTCAGTGGTTCTGTGGTCCTGGTTTTAGGTGGATAAAATGACTCTTGATGAGTTCACACATTTTAGAAACCAGGTATCCTGGAAATGCTGCTCTAAGGTTGGTTCTAGTCAATAAATGCCTTTTCCCCAATAATTTTGCACTGTGCAATTGAGaaattcatagaaaaaaaaggggCAGAGGAAATGTGGCTTTTGATTTCCTCCCAAGATAAATGGTCAGCAATAACTGAACTCCAGGGAGGCTGTTCATGGTTTGAGCTCTTAGATATTGATGCCGCATGCTTACAGCACAACCTTAGGGCTGTAGGGGTGATATAGGGTAGAGAAGGACAAGTCTGTGGCTTCACAAGAGGCAAATAAGTTGGAAGAGCAGAATTTGTCCTCCAGAGACAGCTCTGGTGCGGCActgtcagctccagcttccGCTCACTCTGACAGCCATGGGCAGGAGCTGtgtttccttcctcccctgccctggTGGGGAGGGTCcacctccttccttcctgggtCCATGCCAGGCAGAAGGAACTCTTGAGATCCTTAATGGCTGCATTGACATATTTTAAGGTCATGATGTTGAAAATACGTTAAAAGTTGTAAGCCTCCAATCCCCAAACTCCCCACAAAGGAGTGGGGGTCTTGTTTTTAGTAGCTCCAGAGgtcttcaaagagaaaaatccaaAAATCATTTGTGTTGTCCAGGAAGAACAGAAGTGTCAGCTAAGTGTATTTTTGCAAATTTTAGACATTTAATTGTTGCAACAGATTCTAAGACTTAGTTTTTTGATTGTTTGTCACCTGAAAAATGGTTGAAatatcatttattttcttcagtgctgTGTGATGCCGAGTCTCAGCATTTGCATTTGCTTTAACCTTGGTGAGAAATAGCTCAGCAAATTTGGTGTTCTTGTCCCTAAATTTGCAAAGCCCTGGACTGCAGAGTAGTAGACACTACCTGctctccccttctctttctttggTACTTTGAAAGGGTAGAACAAGTGATTCTCTTGttgcttcttttatttctgtggtttctgGTTGGCCTGGACATTTTCAGGATGTTCTACAATGTACTTGGTGTGTTAAATAACGAGTGTTAGACTTACGATAATTCGCATATAATTTATCAAAATCGGCTTATCTTTGTCAAATGTTACCTGTGTTAAATGTAGCTCTTGGAGAATGgcagacaaaataaatgttcaCCTGTCTTTCTAGTACCTACTTTTTGTATATTAATATATGTTATCTATTTATAGATATATGTAGTGAGAGAGTGATTGATGGCTCTTTCACTGTTCCTGTATTTCAGATCAAATGTGTAAAGATGGATTCACCGGAAAAGATTATTCAAATCAAACACCAAGAGCACCCACACTGGAGACAATACTtggaattaaggaaaaaatttggTCTCTTTAAGGAGGAGAGAGTTTACCTTACGAGAGTACCATTAAGGGTCTTCTGTGAGAATCCAGAAGAAAGGGTTTGTTCCAGTGACagcttggaaaggaaaaatgagtcTTGCAGTTCATCCTTATTGGATGTGGAAGTAATGAGTCATCATCAAGAATAtgttaaagaagaaaaggtaCCTGGGATTTTTCAGTGCTAAGCACACTCAGAAGGCAGCCTATGTTTAGTCAGtacagagctgggggtgtttggaGCCTCCCACCTCTAGATTCACCGGGAGAGTCAGGAGTTGTTGGGATTTTTATGAGAATTGTTCCTAGAACTTGCTTGAGATTTCTGTGACTCAAGCACCTTCTAGGAATTTTTATTCTCAATTTTGGGTTCTGCTGGAGGAAACTTGAACAACAAATGCTTTTGAGAAGACTCCCCCTACTATTATGGTGATGGTCCTTGTTGGAATAGGGACCTGACCTGGGGATCCTTATTCATATTTAAGCCTCTGCAGATGGTTATGTTTGTCTAGCAGTGCAGTGGGTACAGGCAGAAGAATGGGTTTacttgaaattaaaagaaatttattttggatCTGTCCAATCTTTAGAATTGCAAGTGTTGTTACAAACTTTGTCATTGCTTGAGTACTTCTGGAAGAAAGAATTTCCATGTTAATGCATGGAAAGGATCTTATCCATCTAAGTATTTCCATTCAGCCTCATTTTCTTCTATGTGATTCTACTCAACTCAGTCAAAGACTTTCTCGGGTTTACTAATTTTGTGATAATAATTGAGCAGATCCATGGCTGCTCTTAACATTAGCATTAACCCATCCCttagaagtgtccaaggccagcttggatggagcttggagcaacctggcctCATGGAAGGTAtgcttgcccatggcagggggtggaatggaATGGTCATAATGTTCATAAAGTCTCAATGTTCATAATGGTCATAATGGTCACAAGGTCTCGGAACTCAAACTAGgatgtgattccatgattcaaataataaaagatCTATGAGGAATTTAGTCTGATAAAGGACATTACTCCTCAGATTGAGGTTTTGGAAATGTAGACATGAAGAATTCTTCTACACTGAATTTTCCCATCAAATTAGGAAGTTCTTGTCCTGCAGTAGTGTTAACTTAAACAGCCACAGGAGATGATGGACGTGGCCAGGAAAGGCAGACATGCAGCATTGACTAAGGAAGGATTTCAGTGTCTGGAATTGTTAACTGGAAATCTTTGCTAGAAAAACgtcaaacacaaaaatatgtttgttcTTTGCTGAAAGAAACTTCTTCCAGGCAGTTCCAAGCTTGCAACAAATAACTTGTAATTTGTGCTTAGACAACTTGGTGTTATAATGTAACTGTTGCTGAGTTTAACAGAAGTGAATTTTGTCTGTTTCTAACTGTGCAGATAATTGTGGATCTGGAAGAGGATTTgattaggaaaaggaaaataaaatcctcacCTTTGTTGGACAGTGGCAAGAGGAGGAGAACTTCGATCAAATCAGACACAAGTCCCAGTTTAGAAATCACCAGCTCAAGTTCCAGTGCACTTAACAGGAGTGTTTCACCTGCACCAGCCTCACCAC
This Vidua macroura isolate BioBank_ID:100142 chromosome 24, ASM2450914v1, whole genome shotgun sequence DNA region includes the following protein-coding sequences:
- the LRIF1 gene encoding ligand-dependent nuclear receptor-interacting factor 1; translated protein: MYRVIQTTGPDGKNLLKLLPISKTSGSFVPIVQSPAMPNNSNADVSSPVHLTFKTQIGNTAAPSSVKIPIFQPSNPGKIILTRTLDEQESARAGSEKESLIPSAPANAQSSSVSMDGVSLQNVAITSSSHQNSTTYMVVNTKPLPVTVKSPVLPSGHHLQIPADAEVKSVPASLLPPAIQQKILAAAATNVSGGADSTKTPTVIYVSPVNTVKTSQVLPKRLQSFCPKPATEVSKTLIVTAAQKGSDSSPEPVTSEGQQCQQSPMKWIVQETASLSAACLIPVKSSNNVASKILKTLSDTKNVEVNPANILPLCSNGPGGSQTKITPLKDNALVMYNGKVYLLTKRGSDVLSAQADKQTSSSSDALLKKETPKQIDSTEVNKITSKVVNLVLSKSKGVVLSQKDPKPCTVSKNSSSVSLRNDLKSTPAALLTPNANQQDPTVIQRQSLPFTKSISCSEVISVPPVGMQESVWQNGKDMSHSPRAAGAVLPQAKQECAVSEDWPKIKCVKMDSPEKIIQIKHQEHPHWRQYLELRKKFGLFKEERVYLTRVPLRVFCENPEERVCSSDSLERKNESCSSSLLDVEVMSHHQEYVKEEKIIVDLEEDLIRKRKIKSSPLLDSGKRRRTSIKSDTSPSLEITSSSSSALNRSVSPAPASPQPSIPTGFFGVSQERHSEQDTFPQYSDTTHPGISVLVTSEEDTSILEGSFRDDAFPMAPPDLDETIRDEKIKRLKQALRQQNAALEEMRREMQQS